From one Haloarcula taiwanensis genomic stretch:
- a CDS encoding IS5 family transposase yields MQALPKSRLLQFVEQAVHLARRAIARYSSKFSKRRYTLHQHIVLLCLKVRKNTTYRTLLEELIEMPRIRNAIDLEEVPSPSTLCKAFNRLDMAVWRVLLNLSVTLLPTNGVVGIDASGFDRSHASKHYTKRTKLTIRQLKVTLLVDTRSNAIIDVHVTTTRKHDSKIAPSLIERNTGKVAVLLGDKGYDDQKVRAFARETGVRPLIKHREFSSLHKAWNARLDADLYGQRSQNETVNSRLKRKYGAFVRSQLWWKQFRELVIGCLTHNIDKAL; encoded by the coding sequence ATGCAGGCTCTCCCAAAGTCACGATTGCTCCAGTTCGTTGAGCAAGCGGTGCACTTGGCTCGTCGAGCTATCGCTCGCTACTCATCGAAGTTCTCGAAACGCCGGTACACACTTCACCAACACATTGTCTTGCTCTGTCTCAAGGTGCGGAAGAATACGACATACCGGACGCTTCTTGAAGAACTCATCGAGATGCCTCGGATTCGAAACGCCATCGATCTTGAGGAAGTCCCGTCACCATCAACGCTCTGTAAGGCGTTCAATCGGCTCGATATGGCAGTTTGGCGTGTCCTGCTCAATCTCTCGGTCACACTCCTTCCGACCAACGGTGTCGTTGGTATCGATGCCTCTGGTTTCGACCGGAGTCACGCCTCGAAACACTACACAAAGCGAACGAAGTTGACCATTCGACAACTGAAAGTCACGCTTCTCGTAGACACGAGGTCGAACGCGATTATCGACGTACACGTGACGACGACACGAAAGCACGACTCAAAGATTGCGCCGTCGCTCATCGAGCGGAATACCGGGAAAGTAGCGGTTCTCCTTGGCGACAAGGGATACGACGACCAGAAGGTTCGCGCATTTGCCCGTGAGACTGGTGTTCGACCGCTCATCAAGCACCGCGAGTTTTCGTCGCTTCACAAGGCGTGGAACGCCCGATTGGACGCCGATCTCTACGGCCAACGGAGTCAAAACGAGACGGTGAACTCTCGGCTCAAACGGAAATATGGCGCATTCGTCCGCTCACAGCTTTGGTGGAAGCAGTTCCGTGAACTCGTTATCGGCTGTCTCACTCACAACATCGACAAGGCACTCTGA
- a CDS encoding HicB family protein produces MASSTRDGDVHEDEIRMWREGDSWVITDVETGVTTQGETRQDALEMLDDAVAGYKGERGHEPTDEELRELGVDPEDNTTGDGELPEFMQ; encoded by the coding sequence ATGGCCAGTTCGACGCGCGATGGAGATGTCCATGAGGACGAAATTCGGATGTGGCGCGAGGGAGACTCGTGGGTAATCACGGATGTCGAAACCGGCGTCACTACACAGGGCGAGACTCGTCAGGACGCTCTGGAAATGCTTGACGATGCGGTCGCGGGCTACAAGGGCGAACGCGGCCACGAACCCACCGACGAAGAACTCCGAGAGTTGGGGGTTGACCCCGAAGATAACACGACCGGAGATGGCGAACTGCCCGAGTTCATGCAGTAA